Genomic DNA from Alkalihalobacterium alkalinitrilicum:
ACAGGAAAAACGAAATTTCTTTTCTCCATCTAATTCGGTTACCTCAAGAATTTCCAACTGTGCAAAAACACCTAGATTTCGATAAATGGTATCAAAACTTAATCCAGGATAATCCCCAGACATCTTTTCTAGAACATCCTTAGCAGAAAGATATCTCTTTTCATCAAAGAAAAGGCGAACCATTTCTTCTCGTTTTTTTGTATATTTATATCCTTTTTCCTTTAAGCGTTCCATTGCTTGCGACACATTCATGAAGATACTCGCTCCTTTCGTTTTCCTTTAAACAAATGGTGAAGAAGATGAGCTACAATAAGCCAAACTGTCGCAAACAACACAATTCCTCCACCAGTAGCAATATTTAAATGATAAGAAAAATAAGATCCAGTGAGCATAGCAAGCTGACCGAACAAAACAGACAACCATAATAAACTTTTAAAACTTTTTGCAAAGATGATAGCTGAAGCTGCAGGTAAAACAATCATTGCTCCAACAAGCAAAATTCCAACAACTTTCATTGACAACGCTATGACAAGAGCGATTAAAAATGAAAAAATAAAATTTAATCCTCGAATGGATATACCTGAAACTTTCGCAAACTCCTGGTCAAATGAAATGGCGACAAACTCTTTATAAAATAACGTCAATATAATAAGAACTACTATTGAAGTTAAAATCATAAAATATAAATCCTGTAACGTGACACTAACAATACTACCGAACAAATACATAAACCATTGATTATAGCCAGTTTTCGAAATACTAATAATAATAGCACTTAAACCTACACCCGTAGATAATATGATTGGAATGGCTATTTCTTGAAAATCCCTATATACTTGTCTCAATCTTTCAATTAACAACGAACCAATAAAGGCAAACACTAATCCGAAATATAATGGGTTAATAAAGGAAAAAAACGTCATTGTTGAAGTTAGTAATACACCAGCAGCTATTCCAGTTAACGTAATATGCGACAAAGATTCAGAAATAATTGATATACGTCTAACGAGCAAAAATGCCCCTAATAATGGACATATAAATCCGATTAATCCAGCTGCAACCATTCCTCGTTCAATAAAGCTTAAATTTGATAAAATTTCCAACATCAATGTACCCCTATTCTAATCTGTCTATTAGATTTTACTTTAGAACAGACCTCAAGACAACAATGTACACTTTAAACATTTCATGTACCTAGGTTCGGTTTACGTCTATAAAAAAGTTTATCTTTACATTTTTTTATAGATAAACATATGACTAAAATCAGTACCGAGAGGATAACAATTGTTCCTCCTGGTGCTAAGTCTAATTGAAACGCAGCAATTAAACCGCCAATCACTGCAATTTCACCAAATAGAATGGAATAAAAAAACATTTGCTTAAACCCTTTAGCTAAACGCATGCTTGCGGCAACTGGAAGTGTCATTAAGGCAGAAACTAAAAGAATTCCAACAATTCTCATTGAAGCCGCAATGACAAGAGCAACACTAATAATAAAAATGAGATGAATAAATTTCTTATTAAGCCCAGATACCGTAGCTTGTTCTTCATCGAAAGCCAAATAAAATAATTCTTTAAACAAGAATATAGTTAGTATAATGACAACAATTGAAGTGATTAAAACCGTATATAAGTCAGACCGACTTATTGTTATTACACTACCAAATAAATAATTAAATAAGTCATTGTTAAATCCATCTGCTAATGAAATAAGGACAACACCAATACCTATACCACTGGAAAGAATGATCGGTATCGCAAGCTCCTTATAATATTGATAAACATTTCTAAGCTTTTCAATAAGTAATGAGCCACCTACTGCTGCACCCATTCCTAAATACAGAGGATTGAGTCCTTGAAATAATACAAAATGTTTACCTAATAATAAACTGGCTGCAATTCCTGTTAACGTAATGTGTGAAAGGGCATCAGCAATCAGTGATAACCTACGAACCACAAGAAAAACACCTAACATAGGTGCGATAAGTCCAATTAACAACCCAGTATAAAATGCATTTTGTAAAAACTCATATTTAAGAAAAGCTTCAATCATGTTGACAGCCTCCGTCACAATGATTGTGACTTAGAAGTTGTACATTGTGACCAAAAAATGATGACAGGTTATGATTTTTTTCAAATTCTTCACGATCCCCATGAAAATGCAATGTCGTATTAATACATGCAATATCCGTTACATGTTCAATCATCGTGCTAATATCATGAGTCACTAACAATAAAGTGATTTTGTTATTTCGATTTAAATCGATTAACATTTGATAAAAAGATTGAACCGAACTTGCATCTACTCCAACTGTTGGCTCATCCAAAATCAATAATTCTGGATTACTAACTAATGCTCTTGCAATAAACACTCGTTGCTGTTGTCCACCAGATAATTCCCCAATATTTTGTTTCGTATATTGACTCATTCCTACACTTTTAATTGCCTCATGAACCCTTTCCTTATCGTTTTTTGACATAAAACGAAATAATCCAATCTTTGCATACAAACCCATGGAAACTACTTCATATACCGTAGCTGGGAACCCAGAATTAAAGCTGTTCGCTTTTTGTGAAACAAAGCCAACTTTATCCCAAGCTTTAAATTTATTGACACGTTGACCAAATAAAAAGACGTCGCCATCTTGAGGCGTTAATAATCCTAGGATGCACTTAATTAATGTTGATTTACCAGATCCATTGGGTCCAACTAAGCCTAGGAATGCCCCTTTTTTTATTTTTAAATTAACATTTTCTAATACGTCCTTATTATCATATCGAAATGAAACTTTATTGACTTCTATAGCATAAGCTTGCTGACCAGACATAATGTTCCTCCATATTAGTACTGTCT
This window encodes:
- a CDS encoding Fur family transcriptional regulator; amino-acid sequence: MNVSQAMERLKEKGYKYTKKREEMVRLFFDEKRYLSAKDVLEKMSGDYPGLSFDTIYRNLGVFAQLEILEVTELDGEKKFRFSCSTSQHHHHLICLECGKTKALHSCPMEDLNIHFKDFEVIGHKFELYGYCKSCVPVHSDG
- a CDS encoding metal ABC transporter permease, with product MLEILSNLSFIERGMVAAGLIGFICPLLGAFLLVRRISIISESLSHITLTGIAAGVLLTSTMTFFSFINPLYFGLVFAFIGSLLIERLRQVYRDFQEIAIPIILSTGVGLSAIIISISKTGYNQWFMYLFGSIVSVTLQDLYFMILTSIVVLIILTLFYKEFVAISFDQEFAKVSGISIRGLNFIFSFLIALVIALSMKVVGILLVGAMIVLPAASAIIFAKSFKSLLWLSVLFGQLAMLTGSYFSYHLNIATGGGIVLFATVWLIVAHLLHHLFKGKRKERVSS
- a CDS encoding metal ABC transporter permease, whose product is MIEAFLKYEFLQNAFYTGLLIGLIAPMLGVFLVVRRLSLIADALSHITLTGIAASLLLGKHFVLFQGLNPLYLGMGAAVGGSLLIEKLRNVYQYYKELAIPIILSSGIGIGVVLISLADGFNNDLFNYLFGSVITISRSDLYTVLITSIVVIILTIFLFKELFYLAFDEEQATVSGLNKKFIHLIFIISVALVIAASMRIVGILLVSALMTLPVAASMRLAKGFKQMFFYSILFGEIAVIGGLIAAFQLDLAPGGTIVILSVLILVICLSIKKCKDKLFYRRKPNLGT
- a CDS encoding metal ABC transporter ATP-binding protein translates to MSGQQAYAIEVNKVSFRYDNKDVLENVNLKIKKGAFLGLVGPNGSGKSTLIKCILGLLTPQDGDVFLFGQRVNKFKAWDKVGFVSQKANSFNSGFPATVYEVVSMGLYAKIGLFRFMSKNDKERVHEAIKSVGMSQYTKQNIGELSGGQQQRVFIARALVSNPELLILDEPTVGVDASSVQSFYQMLIDLNRNNKITLLLVTHDISTMIEHVTDIACINTTLHFHGDREEFEKNHNLSSFFGHNVQLLSHNHCDGGCQHD